The region GTGCAATTGCTCAAAGTTGCTTGCAGCGCGTAGGCCACAGTTGCTAACAAGACCCTTTGATCGTGAGAGCAAGCCTGAAAATACATATATATAGATTGAAATCGCTACCGGCTTCTGACGATACTAAAACATCCACTGTCTTCTACCTGTTTCCCAGAACTTGGACAGTGCACGTGCGAACGTTATCTGTGCGCGGAAAATGACGGCATATCAAGACCCTGGTTTGCCGGTGGGGGTCGCGTGTCCCCGAACCGAGGAACGCGTCGTCCCATCTCACCACCACAGCTCCATCGCGAATGTTGCGCAACGAACAGATCAATTTCTGACTCATATCGTGCATACACTGTAAATACTAAGCTTCTGAATTTCCGTCATGGCCAAATCCATGGATCTCGACGCTATTCCGCCCTCCTCACCACCTCACATGAGCACCTTGGACTCGTCCCCATTTCCCCCCTTCTTCGAGCCGCAGCACTCCGCTTTCACTTCAAAGTCTAGTTCGCCACCCCCGACATTCTCTAGCGATGACTCGCGCGAATCCGTGGACGTGACCAATTACCAGTCGCCTCGCATATAcaagaacaagcggaagggCACGTGGTGGGATAACCGCGAGTCTGCGCACACCACTCCGGAGGTAAAAAAGACTAAATTCTCCCGTAATTTTGACTCGGGTATATATATGCACAGCGACGCATCCGACAGCTCCGACGATCTTCCACCCCCACACAAATCACCTTTCGCTCTAAACATCACCTTTTCGGATACCGACGATGCAATTGACGTCGGCGACATCCATGAAGAAAGGACTGCGATCGGAGTCTCGAGATACCCTAGGATAACAATATCTGCGACAGAGCGGGCATTCAACGACCAGGTTGAGGAAGGCTTGGCAAACAATCAAGAACAGTACAACTTTGAGGATGAAGACCTTGGAGATCGCGATATCACGCGCATCGGCGATCTGAAGAACGTTATCAGGAACCCCCCGGTCTACGACAATGAGCTCCCCACTGAGGGTCAGTTCAGGTCACTGGAGCCAGAGCTGCGTATTGTCCTGAACAAGAACAAGCTGCAGACACTCACGCCCACTCTGTTCGACATCGAGTTTCTCAAGAGTCTTTATCTGCGGGAGAACCAGATTGAAGAACTCCCACAGGATATTCGTCGCCTCCGGAACCTGCAGGCTCTGGATGTATCAAGGAATAAACTTCAGTATTTTCCATTTGATATTATCCGCCTACTCCAGCCCTATGGTGGTCTAGAACGTCTTACCACCATGGGCAACAATCTGCTGGAGCCTATGACCTGCGCGCGATTCCGGACCAGCGACTATGTCCCACAAGAGGAAGGCACCCTCTATGACATGGACGCCCTGCCCCTGGACCGTGTACGGGATGATGCAAGGAAACAGCTTGCGCATCTCTATGAGAATCTGGACACGTACGAAGATCGCGACCAGGCCATCTGGCGCATCCGGTACTATGAGTCCTGGGCCAACTCTTTCGATGGCGGCGACGATGCTCGTGAGTGCGAAGTGGAGAAAGACACCTGCCTCTATCCTCATCATCCCACACTCAACTTAAGGGACATTGATGACCCGAACGTCATGGCACATGCACCACAGTACATTGCCAGGACCTTGGTTACCTACTACGACCAGTGTGGCACCCAGTTTCCCAAGTCCTCTTCCCTCCCTTCCTCTGGCCAGGACCAATACCCAATTCTCATCGAAACCAGTCGCGGCACGTATGGCGTTCCGTCATCATACTGGTTCAAGCCAGCATCCTCGTCAAGGGTCTTTCCCCTACTTACATCAAGTCTTCATCAGGCACTGCGACACGCTGCCCCAGAGGACATTAGGAACTTGGTCTCTGGAAATGGTCGATACAGACTGCCGCGTGAGGTAGAAGGGTTCCTTCGCCGAGCAGATGAAAACAGCAGGGGCGGATACAGTGCCTTTCGCCAATGTCACGTCTGCTCCCGGGATTACGTGGTTGCTAGGGCAGAGTGGGTTGAATTTTGGAGCTTTGGATATGGTGTCTTTCTACCACTGAAGGTCAGCGTCTGCTCATGGGGCTGCGTGCCCGCTCAGATGATGCAGGAGCCCGAGAAGCTGTTGGAATTGTGAGGGTGGGGGGATACCAGGTGTTTGGAGTATTGGCTTAAAAGTGTATAGCGCGTTGGAGGACATCGGGACGGACAATGGTGTTTGTGGATAGTATTTGGTATCAATTGAACATATCTCGCTGCCTGGATATTCTAGGTCTCAGCCATACTTTTCCTACACTATAGTGCCTTCTCAACGGGTATGCGATTACATCGTGCCACTACTACAATGTTAATTTAGACGCAAAAACGGCATCAAGCTAGGCCAGGAAGAGATCAAATCAAAATTGACATGGCTGGTAGACTAAGAATTGTTGATGAATGTTGAGCTGGTTGGTTCGCAAAAGCAACTAGTCCTGTCCACATTGCTTCCCTTTATACTCTGGTGAATGAAGGAGGTGGACCAGACCCATTATCACTAGGCGAGCCAGCTACTGTAACTATTTTGATAGCGATTCAGTTCAAGATCCGCCACAAGATACCGACAGGCATGATTATGAGGGACACGCCTGCATGGATGCGGAGCTGTCACTGCCAAGTATGGTTAGCTCGATGCTAATCTCAACCCGATCTAGCCTGTTCCTGTCGGGGAATTGCGATAACGATGGATGACCTGACTGGGCGTCTTGCGCGCAACACTGTCTTGTGTATCTCTCGTGTATCTCGTTCCTATACCTAAGCTTTGGCTTATGTGCGCAATTGAGGCTGAGCGCACGCTTGATTCCATGTCACGATCACTCCACGATTGGAGGTTTTTTAGAATGCGGGGTTAATGTAGGCGCGGTCCGTATCTACTCTACTAAACTTCTATACGGGGAGGTATAACGAACCCCAGATCCAGTAGTTGCCGTTGGTGGTGTCATCGCCGTTTATCCGCACCGAAAATTCCTCCGTTTTGCCAAGCTACCCAGCTGCTATCTGTATTATCCTTGCAAGAAGCTTATCACGTCTTGTTAGCATTTCTCAAACGTCGTCCTTTCTTATCGGCTTGTGCGTATCTCCGCCGCCCCAGTGACCCCTGTTAGTCTATCAATTGGCATCGTCTTCTCCGAACCGCTATGGGGGACTTGGCGTGAGTGACTTAAAATTCAGTGGGCTGGCGTTGCGGTTGTATGTCACACAAGGGCTGACTTCGGTGCTTCTCCATGGCTTTAGTGCGGCAAGCATCCTCTTGGGTCACACGTTGAACCAGTAATGTTACCCTTGCAAGGATAATGCGATTCTCCCACATGGAAGCTTCCTATCTGGCTCCATGGCGCCTGCAAGGGTCTCTCTGGGAGGTATGGTTCATAAGCCATGCGGTCGCCGCGCTGAACTACCTTTGTTGAGCTTTTCCCTAAGCTTAGCTCGCTATCTCGACAACTCGCGGGGACTGTGCAATTGAGCAAAGCAAACATGTCTGAGAAGAACTTGGACCTGGGCGTCAAGAGTCAAGGTGCGGACTATGGCGTACACGATCCACATGCGGCCAGTCGAAGGAGGAGCTCGGCTGTTGGTCCTGAGGTCATTGAAGGCGAGATCTTTGATGATCGTTATGAGACTACGCAGCGAGGGTTGAAGTCACGGTATGTCTATTACTAGAAAAAAATCACATTTGCAGCGAGCTTACAACCACACAGCCATGCGCAGATGATTGCATTGGGTGGCACAATCGGCACCGGTCTCTTCGTTGGTTCGGGTCAGACTCTCGCCCGTGGAGGTCCAGCCTTCATCCTCGGTGCATACATCTTCATGTCGTTCCTGATCTTCTGTGTTGTCACCTGCATCATCGAAGTCGCCGCCTACCTCCCCACTCCTGGCTCCTCCATGAACCTCTACGGCTACCGCTATGTCTCGCGCTCAATGGGTTTCGCTCTTGGTTGGCTGTACTTTTACTCGCTCGGCATCTTAGTTCCCTACGAAATCACAGCGGCTGGTCTCGTGATTGACTACTGGAATCCGTCGGTCAATATTGCAGTCTGGATCACGATCATGATTATTGTCATTGTGGCGTTGAACTGCTTCCCTGTCAAATTTTACGGAGAAACGGAGTTCTGGTTCGCCGGTACAAAGGTCGTTATGATCGTTGGACTTCTGATCCTCTCGTTCATCTTGTTCTGGGGAGGTGGTCCGTCCAACGATCGTCTGGGATTCCGGTACTGGAAGAACCCTGGCGCGGCAAACACGTATCTCGAATCGGGTAACACTGGTCGATTCATTGCGCTGCTATCGACAGTGGTTCTCTCTGCTGTAAGTTCGACTGGAATGACTTCTCAAGTTCTACTTACTAACACATGCGCTAGTTCCCCTTCGCCTTTGCCCCAGAGCTCCTGGTCGTAACAGGCGGCGAGATGGTATCCCCTCGCCGAAACCTCCCCATTGCCGCACGCCGATACATCTACCGTCTCCTGATCTTCTACGTCGGCAGCGTCCTGGCCATTGGCGTCATCTGCCGCTCAGATGACCCTAGCATAACATCCGGTGGAGCCGGTGCTGGCTCGTCGCCTTTCGTCGCTGGTATCAAGAATGCTGGAATACCCGTCCTTGATAGCATCATCAACGCCGGAATCATCATCAGTGCCTGGTCATCCGGCAActccttcctcttcctctcctcGCGATCGCTATACTCGCTCGCTCTTTCCGGAAACGCGCCTTCCATCTTCAAGTCGTGTACAAAGTCCGGAGTTCCGTACTGGGCCGTCACCGCCTCGTCGCTCTTCTGCGCCCTGGCCTACCTCAACGTAGCAAGCTCCTCAGCCGTCGTCTTCACCTGGTTCGTCAACCTGACAAACACGTCCGGTTTCATCTCCTGGATCTGCTGCGGTATCATCTACCTGCGTTTCCGCAAAGCGTGCGAGGCGCAGAACGTCACGGATCTCCCATACAAGTCGCCTGTTGGCAGGTGGGGTGCGTGGAGCATCATCATCGCCTTCACTTTCTTGTGTCTCATCAACGGGTTTGACGTCTTCTGGCCTGAGAAGTGGAACATAAGCTCCTTCTTCACTGCTTACGTTGGTATCCCTATGTTCTTGCTCTTCTACTTTATACACAGGATTTGGTCATGGGGTGACACTTGGGCTCATAACCCCATGGAGGTGGATCTGCAGACGGGTATGGATCGCGTGCTTGCGGAGGAGACACCGGCGAGCACGACAAAGGGTCCTTGGTATATGAAGATTAAGCTTCTCTGGGAGTAGATGCAGTAGTTCTGATGTAGTTAGAATGAGGATTTATCTGAATTTGAAGTCTGCCTCCATTGTCATTATGTTACAAGCTTAATATCACCTATGGTGAGGGGTATACGCATCTATCCAGTCCTTCTTTCTCCTAACCTCTGAAGCTCAACCCCCAATCCATCATGCGTCAAACAACCTGTTTAGTGGTTCGTTCAGACCGCGTACATCTTATGGTTTTTCGAGAAAGCGTTTGCCGGCAATTCTATTCTTCTTCTCGCTAAGCAATATGAGCCCAGTGCCTTTCTCCTCGGTTTCAGTACCCCCCAGCGCAAAGGTTTACATAAACTGTTTCTTCTCGCCCATCCACGCCTTGGGGATGAGGATGCTAGTTGCAGCACAATCGCGGAATAATTCACATATGATCTTCACCTAGACCACTAGCTTTTCGGCCTCAGGCTTATCGACAGCTCGAAGCAGCAACCTTAGCCTGCGACAAATGCGTGCCTGAAAGCCGCGTTCGTGTTCCAGTGGGGGACTGTAGTCCATATTGTTGGGGTCGATACCGAAAGACTCGATCAAGCCGGAGTCGGTTGGTGTATCGAAGATCGCGGAGAATCGCAGACACGTGACGCTCTGGGCCACTTCGTCGTCGCCAGAGTAGATGGTGTCTAGGAAGGTCGCCATATCTCCAGGGTTCGTTGAGGCATACCAGGTAGGCATGGCCTCATCTTTGGATGAGGATGGCTGAACTATGGAGGACGACGGTGCGGGTAGGGAAGTGTCCACGGGTGACGACGAGGCGGCCACGGGGACTTCAAGGCTTACACCTACACTGGATTCATAGTCGGAGGTGGGCTCGTCGTCGTCAGAGGGCAAGGGTTTGGACTCTGGGTTTAGGATGCCATCGTAGGCTTCAGAGGTCTCAGAGGCGGCGTCGCCGTGGGTGTTGGAGGCGTCATTGTTGGTCTCGGAGGCGTCGTGGTCAGACGAAGGGGCAGATGAAGAGACTTCTATATACATAACCTGTTTCCTAGCGCGGGCAGTGCGGTTGGTGGCAGAGCGGGTGTTAGAGGTAGAGGCCATATTTGAGATGGTATATAGATGTTGGTGCAGTCTGTGGTAGAATTCGTGATAGAGTGTAGTGTGGAGGGGTCGCAAACTCAACTCCGGTCAGCTTCTCTTTCTTATATTGCTTATCGATCAGCTACTGTGCTGCTTCTGTATGACGAAGGTCTGTGCGGTATATTGCGCGTACAACTGTCGAGGTGACCGAGAAAGAGTCGTAGTGCGACCAATCAGCGATTGTTGACAGGAGGTGAAAGAGTGTTCTGAGCGGGAACAGCCGTTCTACCTGCCTCTCTCACTTTAGAAGTGCGGGAGAAGTCTACTGCGATGCGTATCAGAGGATAGAGAGAGACTCTTATCTGCATCGCGAACCGAAAGTGCAGGGCAGGTGACGGTTCACCTGATATCGCCGGAGTGGCGCGTGGAACAACTCGGTGACAGTGCGCTTGACACACGGCAGCATCACGGAATCGAGGGCAAACAATAACACAGGGTAGGGGAACATCATACAAGCTCCTCACTTCTCATGTGTCTTCGAATATATGTACTCCGTAGTAGAACTGCACTTATGGGCACCGCTGGCTCTGATATGCCTTCACACACGACTGTCCTCACAAAAGCCGCTCGAGAGAGCCGGTTACTAGATACGTCGGATTTACTTTCCATTTCCGCGGTGCCGCAGTGATAGCAGGGGCTGGGCAACATGCTCTTGAATGCCTGCTCTGGCTCTAGTTGTTTAACAGTTTGCATACCACATACATTCAGTAACCGGGGCAGTGAAGACCCACCTTGTCATGAATTCAGTTCTGCATAAACTCCATCCTTCTTGGTATGTAGCTCGATCAATCCATATTTCTTGATGTTAGCTACTTCCTCGGCCAAGATGCCATTAGAAACCAAAACTGACACTGCTGAAACGAACCCTCTCACAATCTACTGCTCCGACGGCGCAGGTCAGCTAGCGGAGTTTCTAGCTATACTACATTCGCCAACAGGCATTGCGCAACAGAGATATCTGGAGGCGAGGAGCGTCTTTCCACCTCTGGTACGACTCTATTTGTCTAAGCGGCATTAGAGACATGCTGAAAAGTGCGTAATCTTATATCAAAGAAACCTATGATCTGGAGCAGCTGCTTACAAGTACTCTAGTCCGTAATGCCCGCGACACCGCAGAACCGCCTCAGGAAAGGCAATTGCCTGGCGAGCTTGACATAGCAGCCATGATGTTTCTGTCTCTTTTGGAAAAATACCGATACAGATGGAGCGCAATACCCATCAGAGCTTGGTGGCAAGCCATCATGGTTATGCTGCGGTGCTGCAAGAATTTGGAGATGATTGATGTACCGGCGCAATGGGGGCATATCAGGTGGTATCCTGGCCCGTATGGCGGCGCTTTTCCGTACATTGATCAGTCCACTAAACGGCAGGTGGAGAActggagatggagatggggCCGGAAACCTCTAGAGTTGGAGGAAGCTGATGAGCGGGAGAAGGACACTGGGTAGGCGCGGTCGCAGATTGATGGAATGTGGGGTTTTGCGACGACTTGGTATGTATAAGCTTGTATCAGAGCATTTTTGTGTGTCTGGAACAATACTGGGAGCTATGTACTATTGAATGTCTTCTTCATCACGTTCGCAAAGATGCGCGTATCCAAGAGCTGTCGGCGGAGTAGAAACAAAGCATTAACCAGAGCCACGGATCAAGGCCACGGACCAAGTCGAAAACACTCGTCTTTCCAGCATCGTACCATGCGTCGAAAACATGCAGGCCAAAATCACGCTTTGAAAGATTGCCAAAAAGTTCTGGGGATCCGACAGTTCAGACGACGTCAGGCCAGAGGGGCGCTAGTGTTAAATATGGTTAGTGTGGTGCTGATAGCGCCACGACCTTGGAATTCGCGATGGTGGCAAGGCGCAGCGATCTTCCAAATCCACCCCTACTTGATGCGTATCACTTGAGATCTTGTCTAAATTACCGGAAATACATAACTTTGGTTACTCTGAGGGGTTGCAGTTCTACTTTTCCTTGACCCTCCTTGGCAGGACGCGTTTGAAGCATGGAAGGTTTCAAACAAGGTATCCGTCTACGAAGATTAAGCATACACATCAATTGAATATCGGCTTCCAATACGCTACTTATTAACAATGATCTTCAGTCTTCCTCGTCCTCTCTTTTCCGTTGTTTATTCAATTCATCGATGACCTTCTTCCCGCATGCTAATACCTCCAATGTCCGGCTCTTATTATCGTGGTCCCTCGTCTCTGGAACCAGGAAATACGTCGTTACTGCACCAGCCACCATAAAAGCACTCATCACCTGCAAGATGTGCCCGAAGTTCTGACGCTCCCAATCGAAATCGTCCTCGGGCTTGGATTTGTCGGATTGGAACGCATAAGCTAAGAAGATCTGCACGATCCAAGAGCCCAGTTTTCCGCTAGCAGCAGCGATTCCATGGCAAGTACAGCGGTATCTGGTGGGAAATATCTCAGCAGGTATGATAAACGTCGTTACGTTCGGTCCTAGGTTGAAAGCGATGTGGCTGAGCGCGTAAAGAACGATGAGTCCGGACCGGCTGC is a window of Pyrenophora tritici-repentis strain M4 chromosome 2, whole genome shotgun sequence DNA encoding:
- a CDS encoding Leucine-rich repeat (LRR) protein, translating into MAKSMDLDAIPPSSPPHMSTLDSSPFPPFFEPQHSAFTSKSSSPPPTFSSDDSRESVDVTNYQSPRIYKNKRKGTWWDNRESAHTTPEVKKTKFSRNFDSGIYMHSDASDSSDDLPPPHKSPFALNITFSDTDDAIDVGDIHEERTAIGVSRYPRITISATERAFNDQVEEGLANNQEQYNFEDEDLGDRDITRIGDLKNVIRNPPVYDNELPTEGQFRSLEPELRIVLNKNKLQTLTPTLFDIEFLKSLYLRENQIEELPQDIRRLRNLQALDVSRNKLQYFPFDIIRLLQPYGGLERLTTMGNNLLEPMTCARFRTSDYVPQEEGTLYDMDALPLDRVRDDARKQLAHLYENLDTYEDRDQAIWRIRYYESWANSFDGGDDARECEVEKDTCLYPHHPTLNLRDIDDPNVMAHAPQYIARTLVTYYDQCGTQFPKSSSLPSSGQDQYPILIETSRGTYGVPSSYWFKPASSSRVFPLLTSSLHQALRHAAPEDIRNLVSGNGRYRLPREVEGFLRRADENSRGGYSAFRQCHVCSRDYVVARAEWVEFWSFGYGVFLPLKVSVCSWGCVPAQMMQEPEKLLEL
- a CDS encoding TT-ORF1 multi-domain protein, which gives rise to MASTSNTRSATNRTARARKQVMYIEVSSSAPSSDHDASETNNDASNTHGDAASETSEAYDGILNPESKPLPSDDDEPTSDYESSVGVSLEVPVAASSSPVDTSLPAPSSSIVQPSSSKDEAMPTWYASTNPGDMATFLDTIYSGDDEVAQSVTCLRFSAIFDTPTDSGLIESFGIDPNNMDYSPPLEHERGFQARICRRLRLLLRAVDKPEAEKLVV
- a CDS encoding LysP, Amino acid transporter, whose protein sequence is MSEKNLDLGVKSQGADYGVHDPHAASRRRSSAVGPEVIEGEIFDDRYETTQRGLKSRHAQMIALGGTIGTGLFVGSGQTLARGGPAFILGAYIFMSFLIFCVVTCIIEVAAYLPTPGSSMNLYGYRYVSRSMGFALGWLYFYSLGILVPYEITAAGLVIDYWNPSVNIAVWITIMIIVIVALNCFPVKFYGETEFWFAGTKVVMIVGLLILSFILFWGGGPSNDRLGFRYWKNPGAANTYLESGNTGRFIALLSTVVLSAFPFAFAPELLVVTGGEMVSPRRNLPIAARRYIYRLLIFYVGSVLAIGVICRSDDPSITSGGAGAGSSPFVAGIKNAGIPVLDSIINAGIIISAWSSGNSFLFLSSRSLYSLALSGNAPSIFKSCTKSGVPYWAVTASSLFCALAYLNVASSSAVVFTWFVNLTNTSGFISWICCGIIYLRFRKACEAQNVTDLPYKSPVGRWGAWSIIIAFTFLCLINGFDVFWPEKWNISSFFTAYVGIPMFLLFYFIHRIWSWGDTWAHNPMEVDLQTGMDRVLAEETPASTTKGPWYMKIKLLWE